From a region of the Qipengyuania spongiae genome:
- a CDS encoding CPBP family intramembrane glutamic endopeptidase, producing the protein MVLVDSLVLLVVLCGLAWMSWRDSRDYAAFKKFDPSADRVRFYRRWTFVPMALFGVGGLAVLLTFGRLNLLYSLPVEFAPLIAPFEAVSEPEGSSFETVLGIASGLLLGLTITAVIWRRRLKKMSQPVVGDIEALLPRNGKEVACCIPLALNAGISEEIFYRAALPLLVLEATGSVWASLTISIAAFGLAHWYQGWKGVLATSAMGALFFWLYLSSGSVIKPIAMHVLIDMIGLVIRPLVSQYLVRRRASAEASEGALRAMPAGAATVGETEART; encoded by the coding sequence ATGGTGTTGGTAGACAGTTTGGTCCTTCTGGTCGTGCTGTGCGGGCTCGCGTGGATGTCTTGGCGCGATTCGCGCGACTACGCAGCTTTCAAGAAGTTTGATCCCAGCGCGGACCGGGTGCGCTTTTACCGCCGGTGGACTTTCGTTCCGATGGCGCTTTTCGGTGTCGGTGGATTAGCCGTACTGCTGACCTTCGGGAGACTGAACTTACTATACTCTCTGCCCGTTGAATTCGCGCCATTGATCGCTCCCTTCGAGGCAGTTTCGGAACCCGAAGGTTCCAGCTTTGAAACGGTGCTCGGAATAGCCAGTGGCTTGCTTCTAGGCCTTACCATCACGGCAGTGATCTGGCGTCGGCGGTTGAAGAAGATGTCACAACCGGTGGTCGGCGACATTGAAGCTCTTTTGCCGCGCAACGGAAAGGAGGTGGCATGCTGCATCCCTCTGGCTCTGAACGCCGGCATCAGCGAGGAGATCTTCTATCGCGCCGCCCTTCCGCTGTTGGTGCTGGAAGCTACCGGATCAGTATGGGCGTCGCTGACGATCTCGATCGCGGCATTCGGATTGGCGCACTGGTATCAGGGTTGGAAGGGCGTTCTCGCGACCAGTGCGATGGGTGCGCTCTTCTTCTGGCTCTATCTCTCGAGCGGATCCGTCATCAAGCCGATTGCGATGCACGTGCTCATCGATATGATCGGCCTGGTGATCAGGCCTCTGGTTTCTCAGTATCTGGTTAGGCGACGTGCAAGTGCCGAGGCGAGCGAGGGGGCCTTGAGAGCAATGCCTGCAGGAGCAGCTACGGTTGGCGAGACGGAGGCAAGAACATGA
- a CDS encoding winged helix-turn-helix domain-containing protein, whose amino-acid sequence MSVGLDEIFNASARLQIAAILLRADEAEFSVIRDVIEVSDSALSKHLSTLSVAGYVSIKKAPRNGRQRTWAALTSKGRRAFQQHVKALQEMITVADEKIGETASD is encoded by the coding sequence ATGAGCGTGGGTCTCGACGAGATTTTCAACGCTTCCGCGCGCCTGCAGATCGCAGCAATTCTTCTCCGCGCCGACGAAGCCGAATTCTCGGTCATTCGAGACGTCATCGAGGTGAGTGACTCGGCTCTTTCGAAACATCTCTCGACACTCTCAGTAGCGGGCTATGTATCGATCAAGAAAGCGCCGCGGAACGGCCGCCAGCGAACTTGGGCAGCGCTCACGTCGAAGGGCCGACGGGCCTTTCAGCAGCACGTGAAGGCGCTCCAGGAAATGATCACGGTAGCGGACGAGAAGATCGGTGAGACTGCTTCGGACTAG
- a CDS encoding LysR family transcriptional regulator: MSLLQLRTFVEVYRRRSLSEAARAIGITQPAASQHIASLEAQLGRPLFDRHSRGVRPTAIADDLAASIGSSLDTAESALASARARSSRISGTVHIAAPSDLLGEMITPRLAPLLEAGLDLRLHIGGREALYALLLEDKVHLAVTASQPEDPRLAFHALGEEHLRAVASPAVASRIAELPLADGLDRTAHLAYDLDRPLLRTWLHANQIELTSQPALTAPDLRVLRSGLCAGIGWTVLPGYLTRSERAACTLIEIPAPVTVPRNAYYLVWARSSLRHPRVAMARDALIAALRT; the protein is encoded by the coding sequence ATGTCTCTTCTGCAGTTGCGCACCTTCGTCGAAGTCTACCGCCGTCGTTCACTGAGCGAGGCGGCCCGGGCGATCGGCATCACCCAGCCGGCGGCCTCGCAGCACATCGCCTCGCTCGAAGCGCAATTGGGCCGTCCCCTCTTCGATCGCCATTCGCGGGGCGTTCGACCGACCGCGATTGCCGACGATCTCGCGGCCTCGATCGGAAGCAGCCTCGACACGGCGGAATCGGCACTGGCCAGCGCGCGGGCCCGTTCGTCCCGCATCTCGGGCACGGTCCACATCGCCGCGCCGTCGGACCTGCTGGGAGAGATGATCACGCCCCGGCTGGCTCCGCTGCTGGAGGCAGGGCTGGACCTGCGCCTGCATATCGGCGGGCGCGAGGCGCTCTATGCCTTGCTGCTCGAAGACAAGGTGCACCTGGCCGTCACCGCTTCGCAACCCGAAGATCCGCGTCTGGCCTTTCATGCGCTCGGCGAGGAACACCTGCGCGCCGTAGCTTCTCCCGCTGTGGCGAGCCGTATTGCCGAATTGCCGCTGGCCGACGGGCTCGACCGGACGGCCCACCTCGCCTACGATCTCGACCGGCCGCTGCTGCGAACCTGGCTCCATGCAAACCAGATCGAGCTGACCAGCCAGCCCGCCTTGACGGCGCCCGATCTGAGGGTGCTACGGTCGGGATTGTGCGCGGGCATCGGCTGGACGGTGCTGCCCGGCTATCTCACCCGCAGCGAACGCGCTGCCTGCACGCTGATCGAGATACCCGCCCCGGTCACGGTGCCGCGCAACGCTTACTACCTCGTCTGGGCACGCTCATCGCTGCGACACCCGCGGGTGGCGATGGCGCGCGACGCCCTGATTGCTGCACTCCGAACATAA
- a CDS encoding type 1 glutamine amidotransferase domain-containing protein — MTRILMVATSADRMTPGTEPTGVWLEELTTPYYAFRDAGAEVTLASIRGGAIPVDQRSVNADGENDASVERYLKDEALMAEVASTPVFTSIDPAGYDALFLPGGHGTMFDYPGSDELARLVERFDREGKIVAAVCHGPAGLVSAKKADGTPFVADRRVAGFTDSEERAVGLDQAVPFLLETRLKELGGKHEGGPDFAPFALRDGNLVTGQNPASATRTAELVMEALQDKVA, encoded by the coding sequence ATGACCCGCATTCTGATGGTGGCCACCTCCGCCGACCGCATGACCCCCGGCACCGAACCGACGGGTGTCTGGCTCGAGGAACTTACCACCCCCTATTACGCCTTCCGCGATGCGGGCGCCGAGGTGACGCTGGCCTCGATCAGGGGCGGCGCCATCCCCGTCGACCAGCGCAGCGTCAACGCCGACGGCGAGAACGACGCTTCGGTCGAGCGCTATCTGAAGGACGAGGCCCTGATGGCCGAGGTTGCCAGCACCCCTGTATTCACAAGCATTGATCCCGCCGGCTACGACGCGCTGTTCCTGCCCGGCGGCCACGGAACCATGTTCGATTACCCCGGCAGTGACGAGCTGGCCCGCCTGGTCGAACGCTTCGACCGCGAAGGCAAGATCGTTGCCGCCGTCTGCCATGGACCGGCTGGGCTGGTCTCGGCGAAGAAGGCCGATGGCACGCCCTTCGTCGCCGATCGCCGTGTCGCGGGCTTCACCGACAGCGAGGAACGCGCGGTCGGCCTTGATCAGGCGGTGCCGTTCCTGCTCGAAACGCGCCTCAAGGAACTTGGGGGCAAGCACGAGGGCGGCCCCGATTTTGCCCCCTTCGCCCTGCGCGACGGCAATCTGGTGACCGGCCAGAACCCCGCCAGCGCTACCCGCACCGCGGAGCTCGTGATGGAAGCCCTCCAGGACAAGGTCGCCTGA
- a CDS encoding VOC family protein has protein sequence MMRYLHTMVRVADPEAAIRFFTLLGLKETRRMENQAGRYTLIYLAADEDFRGDGEQGDAEVELTYNWPPEDGSPAEKYTGGRNFGHLAYGVDDIYETCARLQAGGVTINRPPRDGYMAFVRSPDGISIELLQKGEHKAPAEPWASMPNTGEW, from the coding sequence ATCATGCGCTATCTCCACACCATGGTGCGCGTCGCCGATCCCGAGGCGGCGATCCGGTTCTTCACGCTGCTGGGTCTCAAGGAAACCCGGCGCATGGAGAACCAGGCCGGACGTTACACGCTGATCTACCTTGCCGCCGACGAGGATTTCCGCGGCGACGGCGAGCAGGGCGATGCCGAGGTCGAGCTGACGTACAACTGGCCGCCCGAGGACGGCAGCCCTGCCGAGAAATACACGGGCGGCCGAAACTTCGGCCATCTCGCCTACGGGGTCGACGACATCTACGAAACGTGCGCGCGGCTGCAGGCGGGCGGCGTGACGATCAATCGCCCCCCGCGTGACGGATACATGGCGTTCGTCCGCTCGCCGGACGGGATCTCGATCGAACTGCTGCAGAAGGGCGAACACAAGGCTCCGGCCGAACCCTGGGCCTCCATGCCCAACACGGGCGAATGGTGA
- a CDS encoding NADH:flavin oxidoreductase/NADH oxidase yields MVKLFEPIEVGGLRLANRIVIAPMCQYSAVDGAMTDWHQMHLGQLALSGAGALTIEATAVSPEGRITYGDVGLYDDHTEAAMRSVLESVRRWSDMPLIIQLAHAGRKASCVKPWHGGAQLSPDAENGWQSVAPSAIPFGPDDHPPVELDKSGLARIRQAFADAARRAGRLGIEAVQIHAAHGNLLHEFLSPISNRRGDEYGGSLDNRMRFPLEVFGAVREAFPADRPVTVRVSGTDWVDGGWTAEETALFAQELERRGCSAIHVSGGGLDPRQQIPVGPGYQVPLARTVKDAVAMPVVAVGMITDPHQAERILEDGHADAIAIARAALWDPRWPWHAAAALGASVKAPPQYLRSEPHEAGRILKEMIP; encoded by the coding sequence ATGGTGAAATTGTTCGAACCGATTGAGGTTGGCGGGCTGCGGCTCGCCAACCGCATCGTCATCGCGCCGATGTGCCAGTATTCGGCAGTCGACGGCGCGATGACCGACTGGCACCAGATGCATCTCGGCCAGTTGGCGCTCTCGGGCGCGGGCGCGCTGACGATAGAGGCGACCGCGGTCAGCCCGGAAGGGCGCATCACCTACGGTGACGTCGGCCTGTACGATGACCATACCGAAGCGGCGATGCGAAGCGTGCTCGAAAGTGTGCGCCGTTGGTCGGACATGCCGCTGATCATCCAGCTGGCCCATGCCGGCCGCAAGGCGAGCTGCGTCAAGCCGTGGCACGGCGGAGCGCAGCTTTCCCCCGACGCGGAGAATGGCTGGCAGTCCGTGGCACCCAGTGCCATTCCCTTCGGTCCGGACGACCATCCCCCTGTCGAACTGGACAAGTCAGGGCTTGCCCGCATCCGGCAGGCGTTCGCGGATGCCGCCCGGCGTGCCGGCAGGCTCGGCATCGAAGCCGTCCAGATCCACGCGGCGCATGGCAATCTGCTCCACGAGTTTCTTTCGCCGATCTCCAACCGGCGCGGCGACGAATACGGCGGCAGCCTCGACAACCGGATGCGGTTCCCGCTCGAAGTGTTCGGTGCCGTGCGCGAAGCGTTTCCAGCCGACCGCCCGGTGACCGTCCGCGTTTCCGGGACCGACTGGGTCGACGGCGGCTGGACAGCGGAAGAAACCGCATTGTTTGCACAGGAGCTGGAGCGGCGCGGTTGCTCGGCAATTCACGTCTCCGGCGGCGGCCTCGACCCGCGCCAGCAAATCCCTGTCGGTCCCGGCTATCAGGTGCCGCTGGCGCGGACGGTCAAGGACGCGGTCGCCATGCCTGTCGTGGCGGTCGGAATGATCACCGATCCGCACCAGGCGGAGCGCATCCTCGAAGACGGGCATGCCGACGCCATAGCGATAGCCCGCGCTGCGCTGTGGGATCCGCGCTGGCCCTGGCACGCCGCCGCCGCGCTTGGCGCATCGGTAAAGGCGCCCCCGCAATATCTCCGGTCCGAGCCCCACGAAGCGGGCCGCATTCTCAAGGAAATGATCCCATGA
- a CDS encoding L-dopachrome tautomerase-related protein: MKISVKLLFAAGAALSLAACSTTRDGASAPQIEQVATFDGAMPTGVTVAPNGRIFVNFPQWGDNAPFTVTELVDGKAVPYPDAVTNRPDPADPAGHFISVQSVVADGANRLWVLDTAAPKFSQPQAGGAKLVAIDLATDRVVKTIVLPPSAVLPTTYLNDVRFDLRQGAEGVAYITDSSNEGIGGIIVVDIASGRAIRRLSNHATTNPEPGFTPVVDGAVLMNRPADGPATPVTIASDAIGLSADGSLLYYGPLSGRTLHAVPTAMLRDPAVTEEELARAVRSLGRKGASDGIAEDDRGRVFAGDYENNAIRVLDQGRWTTVVSDPRISWPDTLSIGTDGYLYFTANQLHRQPGFHGGRDLRRKPYELLRIRVGAGPVLLRSQ, translated from the coding sequence ATGAAAATCTCCGTCAAACTGCTTTTTGCCGCTGGCGCTGCCCTCTCGCTTGCCGCCTGCTCGACGACCCGCGATGGTGCATCCGCGCCCCAGATCGAACAGGTCGCGACCTTCGATGGAGCGATGCCGACTGGCGTAACAGTCGCACCCAACGGGCGCATCTTCGTCAACTTTCCGCAATGGGGCGATAACGCGCCATTCACGGTTACCGAGCTGGTCGACGGCAAGGCGGTGCCCTATCCCGACGCCGTGACCAATCGGCCCGATCCGGCCGACCCGGCGGGGCATTTCATCTCGGTGCAGAGCGTGGTGGCAGACGGCGCCAATCGCCTTTGGGTGCTCGACACGGCGGCGCCCAAATTCTCTCAACCACAGGCCGGCGGTGCAAAGCTGGTGGCAATCGACCTCGCGACCGACCGGGTGGTGAAGACGATCGTCCTGCCGCCCAGCGCGGTGCTGCCCACGACCTACCTCAACGACGTGCGCTTCGATCTGCGTCAGGGCGCCGAGGGCGTCGCCTACATCACCGACAGCAGCAACGAGGGGATCGGCGGCATCATCGTCGTCGATATCGCCAGCGGACGTGCGATCCGGCGCCTGTCGAACCATGCGACGACCAACCCCGAGCCCGGCTTCACCCCGGTTGTCGACGGCGCGGTGCTCATGAACCGCCCCGCCGATGGACCCGCGACGCCGGTAACAATCGCGAGCGACGCAATCGGGCTTAGCGCCGACGGCAGCCTGCTGTATTACGGTCCACTGTCGGGCCGCACGCTGCACGCGGTCCCCACGGCCATGCTGCGCGATCCTGCGGTGACCGAGGAGGAACTGGCCCGCGCGGTACGCAGCCTGGGGCGCAAAGGCGCTTCGGACGGGATTGCCGAAGACGACCGGGGCCGCGTGTTCGCCGGCGATTACGAGAACAACGCGATCCGCGTGCTCGACCAGGGCCGCTGGACGACGGTGGTCAGCGACCCCCGCATCAGCTGGCCCGACACGCTGTCGATCGGCACTGACGGCTATCTCTACTTCACTGCCAACCAGCTCCACCGCCAACCCGGCTTCCACGGCGGGCGGGATTTACGCCGCAAGCCTTACGAGCTGCTCCGCATCCGGGTGGGCGCCGGGCCCGTCCTCTTGCGCTCACAGTGA